The DNA window GTTCGCGCCTTTTCTTTTTTTATTGTCTGTCGCCTGGTTTGAGCGGCGCAAGCGTGCTGCACGCTCAACAGCCTCCGCTGGTTGAAGCCCGCGCTATCTGGGTTACACGCTTCGATTACGACTCGGAAGCGAAGATCAAATACATAATGGAGACTTCGGCGAAGGCGCATTTCAACGTCGTGTATTTCCAGGCACGGGCGGCGGGCGACGCGTACTATCGCTCCACGATCGAGCCGTGCGCTGTTCTTCTCTGTGGCAGGCTCGGCGGCACGCCTTCATATGATCCCCTCGAGGTGGCGGTACGCGAAGGCCATCGCCGCGGCCTTCAGGTGCATGCTTATCTCAATGCGTTGAGTGGCCGCCCTGCCGGAATCGAAGGGCAGTGCCGCCCGATGACTGAGTCGATGCCAGGCAATCCCCCTCACATGCTGCTCGAGCATCCGGAGTGGGGAGTTACTTATCGCGACGGTCGCCCGCTTCCATGCCCCAATACCGAAGAGTACATCTGGGTGTCACCGGGTTTTCCGGAGGTGCGGACGCGTCTGGCAAGAGTTGCCGCAGACGTTGCGCGCCGGTACGACGTAGATGGAATTCACCTCGATCGAATTCGTTATCCCGGCACGGCCTGGTCGTACGATGCTCCGAGTCTCGCCGAGTTCGGGCGTGATCCCGTGCGATATCGCGCGGAATGGCTCGCCTACCGAACTAATCTCGTCAAT is part of the Gemmatimonadaceae bacterium genome and encodes:
- a CDS encoding family 10 glycosylhydrolase, translating into MRSTIGRSRLFFFYCLSPGLSGASVLHAQQPPLVEARAIWVTRFDYDSEAKIKYIMETSAKAHFNVVYFQARAAGDAYYRSTIEPCAVLLCGRLGGTPSYDPLEVAVREGHRRGLQVHAYLNALSGRPAGIEGQCRPMTESMPGNPPHMLLEHPEWGVTYRDGRPLPCPNTEEYIWVSPGFPEVRTRLARVAADVARRYDVDGIHLDRIRYPGTAWSYDAPSLAEFGRDPVRYRAEWLAYRTNLVNRMVKETYDSITAVKPSLVFSAAVWGVYEDKWNWKTQSGLNDLLQDGRAWARNGYMDVLVPMNYYKIQPVLCARADWTCLLLDHLKGAGAGTGRQMYIGMDAGKGVREVVSQIRVARRNGAAGFALFSFGEADRAGMWPVLAASVFSQRAAVPLMPWKLARADSSAAGSTH